From Persephonella sp., one genomic window encodes:
- a CDS encoding metallophosphoesterase — MNDKLNKVFEILDYAEFLTETERELFDCQPEFEHYKTLSIETEKPICLIFSSDIHFGSIHTNVGETKNVLNTILENDNVFLAVNGDFIDNFETPVPKLLLAGINSQILSPAKQREFYKNFIELLGENKKLLAVVIGNHEEFSGQNPYIQTLFQYQVPLGINRLLLNLKLNNKVEYKIAMVHKSRFNSILNPVHSSHRELTLYYPTADVVCTSHTHFPAIYTFPYPKDDELFDRILIKTGTFKDKDAYTFKYFNPYRISHMSTPAVVLYPA, encoded by the coding sequence ATGAATGATAAGCTAAACAAAGTTTTTGAAATTCTTGATTATGCAGAGTTTCTGACTGAAACGGAAAGGGAACTTTTTGACTGTCAGCCTGAGTTTGAGCACTATAAAACATTAAGTATTGAAACGGAAAAACCAATTTGTCTGATTTTTAGCAGTGATATTCATTTTGGGTCTATTCATACGAATGTGGGTGAAACAAAAAATGTTCTCAATACAATCCTGGAAAATGACAATGTATTTTTAGCGGTAAATGGTGATTTTATAGATAACTTTGAAACACCTGTGCCTAAGCTCTTACTTGCTGGTATAAATTCTCAAATCTTATCCCCAGCAAAACAGCGGGAGTTTTACAAAAATTTTATTGAACTTTTAGGTGAAAATAAAAAGCTTCTTGCCGTTGTGATTGGAAATCATGAAGAATTTTCTGGTCAAAACCCTTATATCCAGACCCTTTTCCAATATCAAGTTCCACTTGGAATAAATAGGCTTCTTCTGAATTTAAAGCTAAACAATAAAGTTGAATATAAGATAGCAATGGTTCATAAATCCCGTTTTAATTCTATTTTAAATCCTGTTCACAGTTCACATAGAGAGTTAACACTTTATTATCCAACTGCTGATGTTGTTTGCACTTCCCATACGCATTTCCCAGCTATATATACATTTCCCTACCCAAAAGACGATGAACTGTTTGACCGCATACTAATAAAAACTGGAACTTTCAAAGATAAGGACGCTTACACCTTTAAATATTTTAATCCTTACAGAATATCTCATATGAGTACGCCAGCTGTTGTTTTATATCCTGCATAA